The following proteins are co-located in the Elusimicrobiota bacterium genome:
- a CDS encoding FkbM family methyltransferase: protein MKVTNSDSMLKEIILVLPCIHNYHAPSTGLYGLLKNTIREEVENLFNSSRAQIKGFGPFGGIAFPYFKMGAIDSLDLFGIDELIIFSFYWLNRKRYKNVVDIGANIGLHSIILNKCGYKVKAFEPDPRHFDVLQKNLSLNSCVSVKAFNCAVSSKSGKMEFIRVLGNTTSSHLAGSKRNTYGKMDKFSVNVQAISELLSWADLIKIDAEGHEKEILLSTKKTDWATTDALVEVESKFNARDIFDYFKALKINLFSQKNNWQKVNHFREMPTGYKEGTLFISSKKQMPW, encoded by the coding sequence ATGAAAGTAACTAATTCAGATTCAATGCTTAAAGAAATTATCCTGGTTTTACCCTGCATCCATAATTACCATGCTCCAAGCACCGGACTATACGGGTTATTAAAAAATACGATCAGAGAAGAGGTGGAAAATTTATTTAATTCTTCGCGGGCGCAGATTAAGGGATTTGGCCCATTTGGTGGTATCGCGTTTCCATATTTTAAAATGGGGGCTATTGATTCACTTGATTTGTTTGGTATAGATGAACTTATTATATTCAGCTTCTACTGGTTAAATCGCAAGCGATATAAAAATGTAGTTGATATTGGTGCAAACATAGGTTTACATTCGATTATATTGAACAAATGCGGATATAAGGTCAAGGCCTTTGAGCCTGACCCGCGGCATTTTGATGTCCTGCAAAAAAATCTCTCGCTAAATAGTTGTGTAAGTGTAAAAGCATTTAATTGTGCGGTCTCCAGTAAGTCCGGGAAAATGGAATTTATACGAGTATTAGGTAACACAACCAGTAGCCATCTGGCCGGCTCTAAAAGAAATACATATGGTAAGATGGATAAGTTTTCGGTTAATGTCCAGGCTATCTCCGAACTTTTAAGCTGGGCGGATTTAATTAAGATTGATGCTGAAGGACATGAAAAAGAAATTCTTTTGTCTACAAAAAAAACAGATTGGGCTACGACCGATGCTTTAGTTGAAGTAGAAAGTAAGTTCAATGCCCGCGATATCTTTGATTACTTCAAAGCTTTAAAGATAAATTTATTTTCGCAAAAAAACAATTGGCAGAAGGTTAATCATTTTAGGGAAATGCCTACCGGTTACAAGGAAGGCACTCTCTTTATTAGCTCTAAAAAACAGATGCCTTGGTAA
- a CDS encoding alpha-ketoacid dehydrogenase subunit beta — translation MANKITYAKAINEAMVQAMEMDKSVICYGLGVDDPKGIFGTTLGLKEKFGPERVFDMPTAENAMTGVAIGASLNGIRPVMTHQRLDFFLLAMDQLVNNAAKWHYMFGGKLSIPITIRLLVGRGWGQGPTHSQSFQSWFAHIPGLKVVMPATAADAKGLLLSSIFDNNPVIFIEHRWLHNLVGEVPEGDFRIPIGKAHKLKTGDDITIISLSYMTIEALRAVELLGKQGISCDLIDLRSIAPIDWNMVMSSVKKTGKLLALDTGFGSFSVASEIIARVSMECFSSLKQAPVRIALPDCPTPTSPALAKNYYKRAEDIVNTTRKMLGFSVLPHEESDINRNVPMDIPDKTFTGPF, via the coding sequence ATGGCCAATAAAATTACTTACGCGAAAGCGATAAATGAAGCGATGGTCCAGGCAATGGAGATGGATAAATCCGTGATATGTTACGGATTAGGAGTAGATGACCCTAAGGGAATATTCGGAACGACACTTGGTCTAAAGGAAAAATTTGGACCCGAAAGAGTTTTTGATATGCCAACCGCAGAAAATGCCATGACTGGGGTAGCTATTGGTGCGTCACTAAATGGTATAAGGCCGGTAATGACACACCAAAGACTTGATTTTTTTCTCCTTGCGATGGACCAGCTAGTAAACAACGCCGCCAAATGGCATTATATGTTCGGAGGTAAACTGTCTATTCCTATAACGATAAGGCTTCTAGTAGGCAGAGGTTGGGGACAGGGTCCTACACATTCACAGAGTTTTCAATCGTGGTTTGCTCATATACCAGGGCTTAAAGTGGTTATGCCGGCTACCGCTGCAGATGCAAAAGGGTTGTTGTTATCAAGTATATTTGACAATAATCCTGTAATTTTTATAGAACACAGGTGGTTGCACAATCTTGTTGGGGAAGTCCCTGAAGGAGATTTCCGTATTCCGATAGGTAAAGCTCATAAACTTAAAACAGGTGATGATATAACAATAATATCGCTGTCTTATATGACCATAGAGGCACTGCGTGCAGTAGAATTGTTAGGTAAGCAAGGTATTTCCTGTGATTTAATCGACCTTCGTTCAATTGCTCCTATAGATTGGAATATGGTTATGAGTTCAGTTAAAAAAACAGGGAAGTTGTTGGCTTTAGATACCGGATTTGGAAGTTTTTCAGTTGCAAGCGAAATCATTGCTCGAGTCAGTATGGAATGTTTCAGCTCGCTTAAACAGGCGCCCGTGCGTATCGCTCTTCCGGATTGTCCGACACCGACAAGCCCGGCTCTGGCAAAGAATTATTATAAGCGTGCGGAAGATATAGTTAATACAACAAGAAAGATGTTAGGTTTTTCTGTGTTACCACATGAAGAATCAGACATAAATCGTAATGTCCCAATGGATATCCCGGATAAAACATTTACTGGACCATTCTGA
- a CDS encoding PfkB family carbohydrate kinase: protein MLTGKKNIPFSNAGRIFAKLKSEGKKIVQCHGTFDLLHPGHIIHFEEAKALGDILVVTVTAAKNVNKGPGRPYFNDELRVKYLSSLECVDYVVVVPFPTACEAIECVQPHIYCKGKEYENPKIDVTGNIYDDIKMVERLGGRVHYVGSVVFSSTKLLNSHFEVHPPKMKEFCKKLAAKYTPNKFREIVESFKDLKVLIIGDVIFDRYSSVKVQGLTSKNRIISARFLSEETQAGGALAVFRHVKQFTSNIKFISLVGTEEWVEPALAKYISYDEDEIIRSPDFITVVKQRFVEPLSEGKELSKLFAINVINEQYLSEKIQVLIYNLINGCIKDYDLIMVMDFGHGLMQERIRELVQEKAPFLALNCQTNSYNHGFNIIDKQYRRADSFSLDETELTLACGRRNINFTEELKKLQHKFSASYCWLTRGATDTIGIKKGEPECECMPFEKSIVDTVGAGDAFCSVASLSSAKGLSIDLATFMGQIAGAQAVRIIGNSDSIKKDKFLKSGMTLLSF, encoded by the coding sequence ATGCTTACAGGTAAGAAAAACATTCCGTTTAGCAATGCCGGGCGTATTTTTGCTAAACTTAAAAGCGAAGGTAAGAAAATTGTCCAATGTCACGGAACATTTGATCTTCTTCACCCGGGTCATATTATTCATTTTGAAGAAGCTAAAGCTTTGGGTGATATATTAGTAGTAACTGTTACTGCAGCAAAAAATGTGAATAAGGGTCCGGGCCGTCCATATTTCAATGATGAACTCAGGGTCAAATATCTGTCATCTTTAGAATGTGTTGATTATGTAGTGGTAGTTCCTTTTCCTACCGCTTGTGAAGCGATAGAATGTGTCCAGCCGCATATATATTGTAAAGGTAAAGAATATGAAAATCCAAAAATTGATGTAACCGGAAATATCTACGATGACATTAAAATGGTAGAACGATTGGGTGGACGGGTGCATTATGTGGGTTCAGTTGTATTTAGTTCGACAAAATTGCTGAATAGTCATTTTGAAGTTCACCCGCCTAAAATGAAAGAATTTTGTAAGAAGTTGGCTGCAAAATACACGCCGAACAAATTCAGGGAAATAGTAGAAAGTTTTAAGGATTTAAAAGTTTTAATTATCGGGGACGTAATATTTGACCGGTACTCTTCCGTTAAAGTGCAGGGTCTTACTTCAAAGAATCGCATTATTTCTGCAAGATTTTTATCCGAAGAAACACAGGCGGGCGGTGCTTTGGCAGTTTTCCGCCATGTGAAACAATTTACGTCTAATATTAAGTTTATCAGCTTGGTTGGCACGGAGGAATGGGTAGAGCCGGCTTTAGCCAAATATATAAGTTATGATGAAGATGAAATAATCCGTAGTCCTGATTTTATTACTGTCGTAAAACAGCGTTTTGTTGAGCCGCTTTCTGAAGGGAAAGAATTATCCAAACTATTCGCTATTAATGTGATAAATGAACAGTATTTAAGCGAAAAAATTCAAGTTTTGATTTATAACCTGATCAATGGTTGTATAAAAGATTACGATTTGATTATGGTAATGGACTTTGGCCATGGGCTCATGCAGGAGCGTATCCGCGAACTCGTTCAGGAGAAGGCGCCTTTTCTTGCCCTTAATTGTCAGACAAATAGTTATAATCACGGGTTCAATATAATTGACAAGCAATATCGTCGTGCAGATTCTTTCTCTTTAGATGAGACAGAGTTAACTTTGGCTTGTGGCCGGCGTAATATAAATTTTACTGAAGAATTAAAAAAGTTGCAGCATAAATTTTCTGCTAGTTATTGCTGGCTAACCCGCGGTGCCACAGATACGATTGGTATTAAGAAAGGGGAACCGGAATGTGAATGTATGCCTTTTGAGAAATCTATAGTTGATACCGTCGGCGCAGGAGATGCTTTTTGTTCCGTAGCCTCTTTGTCATCCGCAAAAGGTTTGTCAATAGACTTGGCTACTTTCATGGGGCAGATAGCAGGGGCACAAGCAGTTCGTATTATCGGCAATTCCGATTCAATAAAAAAGGATAAGTTTTTAAAAAGTGGGATGACTTTACTTAGTTTTTAA
- a CDS encoding SDR family oxidoreductase, with product MDFGLKGKKALVTGAGRGIGRSASLCLAREGANIFAVSRTISDIKSLVKEIGGAGSGHFGIGMDLVQKNAPAKLVDRLKKSNFWPIDIIIHNIGGTLDVTDPFCSIEEWRKVWRFNMEIAIELNLLLIPSMRKKKWGRIINISSISSMENHGPVTYCSIKAALTAYTRSIGRVLAPDGIVVTAVLPGAILTDNGYWDIALKKRPKHAQKYLAERMAIRRFGTPDEIGNAITFLCSEEASFFIGSIVPIDGGQGRSYFGH from the coding sequence ATGGATTTCGGCCTTAAAGGGAAAAAGGCATTAGTTACAGGTGCCGGCCGCGGTATTGGCCGTTCTGCGTCTTTATGTTTGGCAAGAGAAGGTGCTAATATATTTGCTGTTTCACGCACTATTTCTGATATTAAATCTCTGGTAAAAGAGATAGGAGGCGCTGGTTCCGGGCATTTCGGAATAGGTATGGATTTAGTGCAGAAAAATGCACCTGCCAAACTTGTAGACAGGTTAAAGAAATCGAATTTTTGGCCAATTGATATAATTATTCATAATATAGGAGGAACCCTTGATGTTACGGATCCTTTTTGTTCCATAGAAGAATGGCGAAAAGTCTGGCGTTTTAATATGGAGATAGCGATAGAATTAAATCTTTTGCTTATTCCGTCCATGCGCAAGAAAAAATGGGGAAGGATTATCAATATCTCTTCTATATCTTCGATGGAAAATCACGGTCCAGTTACTTATTGCTCAATAAAAGCTGCTCTGACTGCTTATACAAGAAGCATTGGACGTGTTTTGGCGCCCGATGGTATTGTTGTAACAGCTGTATTGCCGGGTGCTATTTTGACAGACAACGGATATTGGGATATAGCGCTTAAAAAACGCCCAAAACATGCTCAAAAATATCTGGCGGAACGCATGGCAATTCGTCGATTTGGCACGCCGGATGAAATAGGAAATGCAATTACATTTTTATGTTCTGAAGAGGCCTCGTTTTTTATAGGGTCAATAGTACCCATTGACGGAGGCCAGGGAAGGAGTTATTTTGGACACTAA
- a CDS encoding thiamine pyrophosphate-binding protein → MKLSDYIIDFLVKKGIRHVFVVSGGASLHLIHSIEKTPGITFICPQHEQAGAMAADGYARVTRNLGAAVTTSGPGATNLITGICCAYYDSVPVIYITGQVSTFRSKEGTGVRQIGFQETDIVNICKPITKYSVQINDPKKIGYEIEKACFLAKSGRPGPVLIDIPDNIQREQINPDTLEHFVPEQQELKIKDKTLNTCIELIKNAKRPILILGWGVRFAKTDAEVLKMIKTLGFPVAPTWAVADILPADNPLLIGTFGTHGTRYANFAVQNADLILAIGTRLDTKATGSPADTFARESKKIVVDIDENELNKFKKYGLDIDVLVNADAADFISSISRKLSKYKNSNISKWLERIMSWKNKYPICPREYYDTEEVNPYVFVKSLSKVAKEGEVIFIDTGCSLAWMMQAFDFKTRQRLYHDWNNTAMGWALPASIGASFALDSKQIICVTGDGSLQMNIQELATVIRHKLPIKIILINNHGYLMIQQTQDQWMDSQYLASTVDGGLAFPDFIKVAEAYGFRTVNITKNAELPGRLKDVINCNGPVFCNIEIAGKYRVIPQVKFGRPNEDSEPLLNRKEFFENMIIKPAKESLN, encoded by the coding sequence ATGAAATTATCTGATTATATAATTGACTTTTTGGTTAAAAAAGGAATCCGTCACGTTTTTGTCGTATCCGGAGGAGCATCTTTACATTTAATACATTCAATTGAAAAAACTCCCGGAATAACATTTATATGTCCTCAGCATGAACAGGCAGGTGCTATGGCTGCAGACGGATATGCACGGGTAACCAGGAATTTAGGTGCAGCGGTTACTACAAGTGGTCCGGGTGCAACAAATTTAATTACCGGGATATGTTGCGCCTACTATGATTCTGTACCTGTAATATATATTACAGGTCAAGTATCTACATTCCGCTCAAAAGAAGGAACAGGTGTAAGACAAATTGGTTTTCAAGAAACAGATATTGTTAATATATGTAAGCCAATTACAAAATATTCTGTACAGATTAATGACCCCAAAAAGATCGGATATGAGATTGAAAAGGCTTGTTTTCTGGCAAAATCAGGCAGACCGGGTCCGGTTTTAATAGATATACCTGATAATATTCAGAGAGAACAGATTAATCCTGATACATTAGAACATTTTGTACCTGAGCAGCAAGAGTTAAAAATAAAAGATAAAACACTCAATACTTGTATTGAATTGATTAAAAATGCTAAAAGACCAATCCTGATTTTAGGGTGGGGTGTGCGTTTTGCAAAGACCGATGCAGAGGTCTTAAAAATGATAAAAACCTTGGGATTTCCGGTTGCCCCGACTTGGGCGGTTGCTGATATATTACCGGCTGACAATCCTTTGCTGATAGGGACTTTTGGTACACATGGTACTAGATATGCTAACTTTGCAGTTCAAAATGCTGACTTGATATTAGCTATTGGCACACGTCTGGATACAAAAGCGACCGGTAGTCCGGCAGATACTTTTGCTAGAGAATCTAAGAAAATAGTAGTTGATATTGACGAAAATGAACTTAATAAGTTTAAAAAATATGGATTAGATATTGATGTTCTTGTAAATGCTGATGCAGCAGATTTTATTAGTTCTATCAGCCGGAAATTATCTAAATATAAGAATAGCAATATAAGTAAATGGCTGGAAAGAATTATGTCATGGAAAAATAAATATCCAATTTGTCCACGAGAATATTATGACACTGAGGAAGTTAATCCATATGTGTTTGTAAAATCTTTATCCAAGGTTGCTAAAGAGGGAGAAGTGATTTTTATTGATACAGGGTGTTCATTGGCATGGATGATGCAAGCATTTGATTTTAAAACAAGGCAAAGGTTGTATCATGATTGGAATAACACGGCAATGGGATGGGCGCTTCCTGCGAGTATTGGAGCAAGTTTTGCTTTAGACAGTAAACAGATTATTTGTGTGACAGGAGACGGCAGTTTGCAGATGAATATCCAGGAATTAGCAACTGTAATAAGGCATAAACTTCCCATTAAAATAATTCTGATTAATAATCATGGTTATTTGATGATTCAGCAAACACAAGATCAATGGATGGATTCCCAATATTTAGCTTCAACCGTGGATGGAGGATTGGCTTTCCCGGATTTCATTAAGGTTGCTGAAGCTTATGGTTTTAGAACAGTTAATATCACTAAAAATGCCGAATTACCTGGAAGATTGAAAGATGTAATTAATTGCAACGGGCCGGTTTTTTGTAATATTGAAATTGCAGGAAAATACCGGGTTATTCCTCAAGTCAAGTTCGGCAGGCCAAACGAAGATTCAGAACCATTGTTAAATAGAAAAGAATTTTTTGAAAATATGATTATAAAACCGGCTAAGGAGTCCCTTAATTAA
- a CDS encoding thiamine pyrophosphate-dependent dehydrogenase E1 component subunit alpha, with the protein MKENTQILIELLQKMKRIRAVEETIASRYSEWKMRCPTHLCSGQEAVAAAVGQVLRKDDFAVSSHRAHGHYLAKGGDLNRMIAEIYGKSDGCSSGKGGSMHLIDTSVGFMGSTAIVGGTIPVGVGLALSIKLKKTNQVSCVFFGDGSIEEGVFYESVNFAVLKNLPVLFICENNFYSVYSPLKVRQPENRAIYKMVSGIGCRSEHGDGNNVVDVYDKVNTAVVSIRDGGGPMFFEFKTYRWREHCGHNFDNDLGYRTQEEYLSWKEKDPISAMESYMFKEKYITQNEIDEMQSEIQKEIEKAFEFAEKSPFPNLESALTDIYA; encoded by the coding sequence ATGAAAGAAAATACACAGATACTTATAGAATTATTGCAGAAGATGAAGAGAATACGCGCGGTTGAAGAAACTATTGCAAGTCGTTATTCCGAATGGAAGATGCGTTGTCCAACGCACCTTTGTTCGGGACAAGAAGCCGTAGCGGCAGCTGTCGGGCAGGTGTTGCGAAAAGACGATTTTGCCGTAAGTAGCCACAGGGCGCACGGTCATTATCTGGCAAAAGGTGGTGACCTGAACAGAATGATCGCTGAAATATACGGCAAGTCAGACGGTTGTTCATCCGGTAAGGGCGGCTCGATGCATTTGATAGATACTTCCGTAGGTTTTATGGGAAGCACAGCTATTGTAGGCGGAACAATACCGGTAGGTGTCGGGCTTGCACTTTCAATAAAACTTAAAAAAACAAATCAGGTAAGTTGCGTATTTTTTGGTGATGGATCTATCGAAGAAGGCGTATTCTATGAATCTGTAAACTTTGCTGTTCTTAAAAATCTGCCGGTACTGTTCATCTGTGAGAATAATTTTTATTCCGTTTATTCGCCGTTAAAAGTAAGGCAGCCGGAGAACAGGGCAATATATAAAATGGTTAGTGGTATAGGGTGTCGGAGCGAACATGGTGATGGCAACAACGTAGTGGATGTTTATGATAAAGTAAATACTGCAGTTGTTTCTATAAGAGATGGCGGTGGCCCGATGTTTTTCGAGTTTAAGACATATCGTTGGCGGGAACACTGCGGGCATAATTTTGATAATGACCTTGGCTACAGGACACAGGAAGAATATCTTTCGTGGAAAGAGAAAGATCCTATTAGTGCAATGGAATCTTATATGTTTAAAGAAAAATATATTACACAAAATGAAATAGATGAAATGCAATCTGAAATACAAAAAGAAATTGAAAAGGCGTTTGAATTTGCGGAAAAATCGCCTTTCCCTAATCTGGAAAGTGCACTAACGGATATCTACGCTTAG
- a CDS encoding GDP-mannose 4,6-dehydratase: protein MAEKIVVIGSNSFSGSSFIAHCISKGLQVLGISRSKELIYAFLPYKWNNVDKLNDAFKFKQLDINRDTDAITETVRQFRPDYIINFAAQSMVAQSWEHPEHWYQTNVVGNVKLHDKIRHFDFIKKYVHVSTPEVYGSCSGKVTESNPFNPSTPYAASRAACDLHLNTFFKQYEFPVVFTRAANVYGPGQQLYRIIPRAILYIKLKKKIPLHGGGHSVRSFIHIRDVADATLRIARKGILGDSYHISTDVHISIRQLVEMICKMMSVKFNDIVDVVDERPGKDAAYILDSTKLHQELGWKDCISLEDGICETIDWVDNNYKELKKQPLEYIHKE, encoded by the coding sequence ATGGCTGAAAAAATTGTTGTAATTGGTAGTAATTCTTTTTCCGGATCAAGTTTTATAGCACACTGTATATCCAAGGGACTTCAGGTATTAGGTATTAGCCGGTCAAAAGAACTAATCTATGCATTTTTACCATATAAATGGAATAATGTTGATAAACTTAACGACGCATTTAAATTTAAACAACTTGATATTAATCGTGATACTGATGCCATAACTGAAACTGTTCGTCAGTTTCGTCCGGATTACATTATAAATTTTGCTGCGCAGAGTATGGTTGCCCAGAGTTGGGAACATCCGGAACATTGGTATCAGACAAATGTAGTAGGAAATGTTAAATTACATGATAAGATAAGACATTTTGATTTTATAAAGAAATATGTCCATGTTTCTACACCGGAAGTATATGGTAGTTGCAGTGGTAAGGTAACCGAGTCAAATCCTTTTAATCCCAGTACGCCGTATGCAGCATCAAGGGCTGCCTGTGATTTACATCTTAACACTTTTTTCAAACAATATGAATTTCCAGTAGTTTTTACTCGTGCTGCAAATGTTTATGGTCCCGGACAACAACTTTATAGGATTATCCCGCGTGCGATTCTTTATATAAAGCTTAAAAAGAAAATTCCTCTTCATGGCGGGGGACATTCAGTGCGATCATTTATCCACATTAGGGATGTCGCAGATGCTACTCTTAGGATTGCTCGAAAAGGAATTTTAGGAGACAGTTATCATATATCAACTGATGTTCATATATCAATCCGGCAATTAGTTGAAATGATATGTAAAATGATGAGTGTTAAATTTAATGATATTGTTGATGTTGTTGATGAGCGGCCGGGTAAAGATGCTGCATATATTTTAGATAGTACTAAATTACATCAGGAACTGGGATGGAAAGATTGTATCAGTTTAGAAGATGGCATATGTGAAACTATAGATTGGGTAGATAATAATTATAAAGAGTTAAAAAAACAACCGTTAGAATATATTCATAAAGAATAA
- a CDS encoding aldo/keto reductase, with translation MEYRTLGSSNLEVSCLGLGGNIFGHFCDIKETETIIKTAFDNGINFIDTADVYSDGLSEEFIGAAIRHCRKKCIIATKVGVTSTGTSRGIGRKKYILSNVEGSLKRLNTDYIDLYQMHHFDYDTPLNETLEALHLLIKEGKVLYIGTSNYSGEQLEHSLQLARTLSYDSFSSAQNSYNLLKRDIENDILPICKKENVGLIVYGALARGILSGKYRLNQDIPLNSRAIKSASIKADITKSVLDTVEKLIQFSECRKRNVNSLALAWLLCREEISSVLIGIRNVAQLEGNLNAIDWKLSNTELAEIDNIMCGFKKEK, from the coding sequence ATGGAATACAGAACATTAGGTAGTTCTAATTTAGAAGTTTCCTGCTTAGGTCTCGGAGGAAATATATTCGGTCATTTTTGTGATATAAAGGAAACTGAAACGATAATAAAAACAGCTTTTGATAACGGGATAAATTTTATTGATACAGCAGATGTTTATAGTGATGGGCTCTCAGAGGAATTCATCGGCGCAGCTATACGTCACTGCAGGAAAAAATGTATTATTGCTACTAAAGTGGGGGTTACCAGTACAGGAACTTCCAGAGGGATAGGGAGAAAGAAATATATTCTTTCTAATGTGGAAGGAAGCCTAAAAAGGTTGAATACGGACTATATTGATCTTTACCAGATGCACCATTTTGATTATGATACACCCTTGAATGAAACATTAGAGGCGTTACACCTGTTGATTAAAGAAGGCAAGGTTTTATATATAGGTACTTCTAATTATTCCGGCGAGCAATTGGAGCATTCTTTGCAATTAGCTCGTACATTAAGTTATGATTCATTTTCTTCGGCCCAAAACTCCTACAATCTATTAAAGCGTGACATAGAAAATGATATACTGCCGATATGTAAAAAAGAAAATGTAGGATTAATTGTTTACGGCGCTTTAGCGCGGGGGATTTTGAGTGGAAAATATAGATTAAACCAAGATATTCCCTTAAACTCAAGAGCTATAAAAAGCGCAAGCATTAAAGCCGATATTACAAAGAGCGTCTTAGATACTGTCGAAAAGCTTATCCAATTCTCTGAATGCAGGAAAAGAAATGTTAATAGTTTAGCTCTTGCTTGGCTGTTGTGCAGGGAAGAGATTTCAAGTGTGCTTATCGGTATACGAAATGTCGCGCAATTAGAGGGTAACCTGAATGCTATTGACTGGAAATTGTCAAATACAGAACTTGCAGAGATTGATAATATCATGTGTGGTTTTAAAAAGGAGAAATAG
- a CDS encoding SDR family oxidoreductase, translating into MNILLLGGCGYVGTVLTKTLLDEGHHITVVDIMWFGNYLKEHKNLRIIKEDVRNVEKIPMKGIDAVIHLANVANDPCSELDSKLSWEVNVLATMQLVESAINNKVKQFIYASSGSVYGVKEEPEVTEDLSLVPITDYNKTKMISERVLMSYKDKILVQCVRPATVCGYSPRMRLDLSVNMLTIQALSNGKITVFGGNQVRPNIHIKDMVAVYLYLLKMGNKIEGIYNAGFENISILDIAKKVVTYIPAEIVVSESNDPRSYRLCSKKLLDTGFKQKHSVDEAIKEIVQEFKAGNLKNEDRWYNIKTMKKLTNL; encoded by the coding sequence ATGAACATACTTCTATTGGGTGGTTGTGGTTATGTTGGAACAGTTCTTACAAAGACTCTTCTGGATGAAGGCCATCATATTACCGTAGTAGATATAATGTGGTTTGGCAACTATCTTAAAGAGCATAAAAATCTGAGGATCATTAAAGAAGATGTACGCAATGTTGAAAAAATACCTATGAAAGGTATTGATGCTGTTATCCATTTAGCTAATGTAGCCAACGACCCCTGCAGTGAGTTGGATTCTAAACTTAGCTGGGAGGTAAATGTTTTGGCAACTATGCAACTGGTTGAGAGTGCTATTAATAATAAAGTAAAACAATTTATATATGCCAGCTCCGGAAGCGTTTATGGGGTCAAAGAAGAGCCGGAAGTGACAGAAGATCTTTCCCTGGTTCCGATTACCGATTATAATAAAACAAAAATGATTAGTGAAAGGGTGCTTATGAGTTATAAAGATAAAATTCTGGTCCAGTGTGTAAGACCTGCTACGGTTTGCGGTTATTCTCCGAGAATGAGATTAGACCTTTCTGTAAATATGCTGACTATCCAGGCTTTATCTAACGGTAAGATTACGGTTTTCGGGGGAAATCAGGTACGTCCAAATATACATATTAAAGATATGGTCGCCGTATATTTATATTTGCTCAAAATGGGAAATAAAATAGAAGGTATCTATAACGCCGGTTTTGAAAACATATCTATTTTAGATATAGCGAAGAAAGTTGTTACCTACATACCCGCGGAAATTGTTGTTAGTGAATCAAATGACCCCCGGTCTTATAGGCTTTGTTCAAAGAAATTGCTTGATACGGGATTTAAGCAAAAACACAGCGTTGATGAAGCGATAAAAGAGATTGTCCAGGAATTTAAAGCAGGTAATCTTAAAAATGAAGACAGATGGTATAATATAAAAACGATGAAAAAATTAACTAATCTATAG
- a CDS encoding SDR family oxidoreductase: MKKKRFSDKVTVITGGCRGIGKNIARAFGREEATVIICDIDKRNGKSAKDELCKLGITAEFLYADLARKGAARGMIQQVVEKWGRIDILINNARSGAKKTSFLEETEDSWEQGISVTLKAAFFAAQEAIRSMSKTGGGNIVNIASIGALLVCHESAVYHIAKAGMVQMTHYLAVKAGGYGIRVNAVLPGFIVQDEHQSRYRNADNLYYREVAEFCHPVRHVGKSDDISNAVLFLCMPDTDFISGHCLVVDGGATLQEQSTLLYGFNVKKK; encoded by the coding sequence ATGAAAAAAAAGAGATTTTCAGATAAGGTGACGGTTATTACGGGTGGGTGTCGCGGGATAGGTAAAAATATAGCCCGTGCGTTTGGTCGCGAAGAGGCAACGGTTATTATTTGCGATATAGATAAGCGCAACGGCAAAAGCGCAAAAGATGAATTATGCAAACTTGGAATAACAGCGGAATTTTTGTACGCAGATTTGGCTCGAAAAGGAGCAGCTAGGGGCATGATTCAGCAAGTTGTTGAAAAATGGGGCAGAATAGATATTTTGATTAATAATGCCCGTTCCGGAGCAAAAAAGACAAGTTTTTTGGAAGAAACAGAAGATAGCTGGGAACAGGGTATATCGGTGACTCTGAAAGCTGCTTTTTTTGCCGCTCAGGAAGCAATCCGTTCAATGTCCAAGACCGGCGGAGGTAATATTGTAAACATAGCCTCTATCGGAGCTTTATTGGTTTGTCATGAGTCAGCGGTATATCATATCGCAAAAGCAGGAATGGTGCAGATGACACATTACCTGGCGGTAAAAGCAGGCGGTTATGGAATTCGTGTTAATGCCGTATTACCAGGATTTATAGTGCAGGATGAACATCAATCCCGTTATAGAAACGCGGATAATCTTTATTATCGCGAGGTTGCGGAATTCTGTCATCCTGTAAGGCACGTGGGAAAATCTGACGATATATCTAATGCTGTATTGTTTCTTTGTATGCCCGATACGGATTTTATTTCAGGCCATTGTCTTGTAGTAGACGGCGGGGCAACATTACAGGAACAGAGCACTCTATTGTACGGGTTTAATGTGAAGAAAAAATAA